A section of the Paralichthys olivaceus isolate ysfri-2021 chromosome 14, ASM2471397v2, whole genome shotgun sequence genome encodes:
- the LOC138413689 gene encoding melanocortin receptor 5, which translates to MFLLVSDIISFFGRPRVDQDMNSGTDLSSNTTDFIFYFGVISNIALMLFIAHERHVSLSYPQCVGCCSSIRRSPAVALVAWAAPLAVLALAVLDYKFWFAVALLVPFPFLLFFALDSWRALMCSNPRTPEKRRTVWGIGAIWANYTLLYIPFILSILLEALAFKETVRYLELVSHLLLYLSPLVDPFLYIFMTKGLKEVMQAMPCCHNPNQKEDRSPTVVSVAETVETRL; encoded by the coding sequence ATGTTCCTTCTGGTTTCTGACATCATCAGTTTCTTTGGTCGCCCCCGTGTGGACCAAGACATGAACAGCGGGACCGACCTCTCCTCCAACACCACAGACTTCATCTTCTACTTCGGTGTCATCTCCAACATCGCCCTCATGCTGTTTATAGCTCATGAGCGACACGTCTCACTGTCGTACCCGCAGTGTGtcggctgctgcagcagcatccGGCGCTCTCCTGCTGTTGCCTTGGTGGCGTGGGCCGCTCCGCTGGCCGTGCTCGCCCTGGCTGTGCTCGATTACAAATTCTGGTTTGCGGTGGCTCTCCTCGTCCCTTTccccttcctccttttcttcgcCCTGGACTCCTGGAGAGCCCTGATGTGCTCCAACCCCAGGACaccagagaagaggaggacggTGTGGGGCATTGGTGCAATCTGGGCCAATTACACCCTCCTCTACATTCCCTTCATCCTCAGCATCCTGCTGGAGGCTCTGGCGTTTAAGGAGACGGTGCGCTACCTGGAGCTGGTGTCCCACCTGCTGCTGTACCTCAGCCCTCTGGTCGACCCCTTCCTCTATATATTCATGACCAAAGGGCTCAAAGAGGTGATGCAGGCGATGCCCTGCTGTCACAACCCAAATCAAAAGGAGGACAGAAGTCCCACTGTGGTTTCTGTGGCTGAGACTGTGGAGACGAGACTCTAA
- the LOC109641627 gene encoding solute carrier family 22 member 7-like isoform X2: MVSCGADRARDSYSHRFCSLQTRMKFENILEEINGFGPFQILLIILLCSPRIVLPCHFLLNIFIGAVPPHHCDISGLDDGDLFTNLTREQRLVVSVPLRDDGAPKSCEMFTEPRFHLLSNGSGAELPAVPCQSGWVYDNSTFTSTLATEWDLVCDRKSLTKATSTIFFLGVMMGAITTGFLCDKYGRRNVLLASYIMALVFGFSSAFANSYVLFAILRFLTGFGLTGIGINSLVLTIEWVDTDHRSFIGVMGSLSWSVGNMLLAAFAYLVNDWRNLIMVVTAPLGFAILTWWWIPESARWLLVNGKVEKAQFYLDKCAKFNNRPKVSTKFKLQTLCDVENSEEQNKSYSYVHLIKTPKMRQLTLITGIVWYGVASTYYGISLNIGGFGLNMYLTHFIYAAIEVPAKLMVYCFLNIIGRRKCQSGTLLLTGICIAINIFLPKDLWHLRTVVAILGKGLSEAAFTTVFLYTSELYPTVLRQNGLGYTNFVSRLGVAVAPLILLLEDVWTLLPQIIICSVAVVSGLASLLLPETLRVKLPETIEEVEERSQK; the protein is encoded by the exons ATGGTGAGCTGCGGAGCTGACAGAGCGAGGGACAGTTACAGTCACAGGTTCTGCAGTTTACAAACCAG GATGAAGTTTGAGAATATCCTGGAGGAAATCAACGGCTTCGGGCCTTTTCAgatcctcctcatcatcctgcTCTGCAGCCCTCGGATCGTCCTCCCCTGTCACTTCTTGTTGAACATCTTCATCGGCGCCGTGCCTcctcatcactgtgacatcagcGGCCTGGATGACGGAGACCTCTTCACAAATCTAACTCGTGAACAAAGACTCGTCGTCAGCGTCCCCCTGCGAGACGATGGAGCCCCGAAGTCCTGCGAGATGTTCACCGAGCCTCGGTTTCATCTTTTATCCAACGGCTCCGGCGCCGAGCTGCCCGCGGTTCCGTGTCAGAGCGGATGGGTTTACGACAACTCCACCTTCACCTCCACCCTGGCAACAGAG TGGGACCTCGTCTGTGACAGAAAAAGTTTGACGAAGGCCACGAGCACGATCTTCTTTCTGGGCGTGATGATGGGAGCCATAACGACTGGATTCCTCTGCGACAA gTATGGAAGGAGAAACGTTCTCTTGGCCTCCTACATCATGGCGTTGGTGTTCGGTTTCTCCAGCGCTTTTGCAAACTCCTACGTCCTGTTCGCCATCCTGAGATTTCTCACCGGGTTCGGACTGACGGGAATCGGCATCAATTCCTTGGTTCTGA CCATTGAGTGGGTGGACACAGACCACCGGTCGTTCATCGGCGTGATGGGCAGTCTGTCCTGGTCCGTTGGGAACATGCTGTTGGCAGCTTTTGCCTACTTGGTGAACGACTGGCGGAATCTGATCATGGTGGTTACGGCTCCTCTGGGTTTCGCAATTTTGACCTGGTG GTGGATCCCTGAATCTGCTCGGTGGCTTCTGGTGAACGGCAAAGTGGAGAAAGCTCAGTTTTACCTCGACAAATGTGCAAAGTTCAACAACCGACCAAAAGTGTCGACCAAATTCAAACTGCAG acGCTCTGCGACGTTGAAAACTcagaagaacaaaacaagagCTACAGTTACGTTCATCTGATCAAGACGCCGAAGATGAGACAGTTAACGCTGATCACTGGGATTGTGTG GTACGGAGTCGCCTCCACGTATTATGGAATCAGTCTGAACATCGGCGGGTTTGGACTGAACATGTACCTCACTCACTTCATCTATGCAGCCATCGAAGTTCCCGCCAAACTGATGGTCTACTGCTTCCTCAACATCATCGGACGCAGGAAATGTCAATCGGGGACGTTGCTCCTGACGGGAATCTGCATCGCCATCAACATTTTCCTTCCAAAAG ATCTGTGGCACCTGCGCACTGTTGTTGCTATTCTTGGAAAAGGTCTCTCAGAAGCTGCCTTCACGACCGTCTTCCTCTACACGTCCGAGCTTTACCCGACTGTCCTCAG acaAAACGGTTTGGGCTACACCAACTTCGTGAGTCGTCTGGGCGTCGCCGTGGCTCCtctcatcctgctgctggaggacgTGTGGACTCTCCTTCCTCAGATCATCATCTGCTCTGTGGCCGTCGTGTCCGGCCTCGCGTCCCTGCTGCTGCCAGAGACTCTGAGGGTGAAGCTGCCGGAGACCATCGAAGAAGTCGAGGAGCGGAGCCAG AAATAA
- the LOC109641627 gene encoding solute carrier family 22 member 7-like isoform X1, with the protein MVSCGADRARDSYSHRFCSLQTRMKFENILEEINGFGPFQILLIILLCSPRIVLPCHFLLNIFIGAVPPHHCDISGLDDGDLFTNLTREQRLVVSVPLRDDGAPKSCEMFTEPRFHLLSNGSGAELPAVPCQSGWVYDNSTFTSTLATEWDLVCDRKSLTKATSTIFFLGVMMGAITTGFLCDKYGRRNVLLASYIMALVFGFSSAFANSYVLFAILRFLTGFGLTGIGINSLVLTIEWVDTDHRSFIGVMGSLSWSVGNMLLAAFAYLVNDWRNLIMVVTAPLGFAILTWWWIPESARWLLVNGKVEKAQFYLDKCAKFNNRPKVSTKFKLQTLCDVENSEEQNKSYSYVHLIKTPKMRQLTLITGIVWYGVASTYYGISLNIGGFGLNMYLTHFIYAAIEVPAKLMVYCFLNIIGRRKCQSGTLLLTGICIAINIFLPKDLWHLRTVVAILGKGLSEAAFTTVFLYTSELYPTVLRQNGLGYTNFVSRLGVAVAPLILLLEDVWTLLPQIIICSVAVVSGLASLLLPETLRVKLPETIEEVEERSQKK; encoded by the exons ATGGTGAGCTGCGGAGCTGACAGAGCGAGGGACAGTTACAGTCACAGGTTCTGCAGTTTACAAACCAG GATGAAGTTTGAGAATATCCTGGAGGAAATCAACGGCTTCGGGCCTTTTCAgatcctcctcatcatcctgcTCTGCAGCCCTCGGATCGTCCTCCCCTGTCACTTCTTGTTGAACATCTTCATCGGCGCCGTGCCTcctcatcactgtgacatcagcGGCCTGGATGACGGAGACCTCTTCACAAATCTAACTCGTGAACAAAGACTCGTCGTCAGCGTCCCCCTGCGAGACGATGGAGCCCCGAAGTCCTGCGAGATGTTCACCGAGCCTCGGTTTCATCTTTTATCCAACGGCTCCGGCGCCGAGCTGCCCGCGGTTCCGTGTCAGAGCGGATGGGTTTACGACAACTCCACCTTCACCTCCACCCTGGCAACAGAG TGGGACCTCGTCTGTGACAGAAAAAGTTTGACGAAGGCCACGAGCACGATCTTCTTTCTGGGCGTGATGATGGGAGCCATAACGACTGGATTCCTCTGCGACAA gTATGGAAGGAGAAACGTTCTCTTGGCCTCCTACATCATGGCGTTGGTGTTCGGTTTCTCCAGCGCTTTTGCAAACTCCTACGTCCTGTTCGCCATCCTGAGATTTCTCACCGGGTTCGGACTGACGGGAATCGGCATCAATTCCTTGGTTCTGA CCATTGAGTGGGTGGACACAGACCACCGGTCGTTCATCGGCGTGATGGGCAGTCTGTCCTGGTCCGTTGGGAACATGCTGTTGGCAGCTTTTGCCTACTTGGTGAACGACTGGCGGAATCTGATCATGGTGGTTACGGCTCCTCTGGGTTTCGCAATTTTGACCTGGTG GTGGATCCCTGAATCTGCTCGGTGGCTTCTGGTGAACGGCAAAGTGGAGAAAGCTCAGTTTTACCTCGACAAATGTGCAAAGTTCAACAACCGACCAAAAGTGTCGACCAAATTCAAACTGCAG acGCTCTGCGACGTTGAAAACTcagaagaacaaaacaagagCTACAGTTACGTTCATCTGATCAAGACGCCGAAGATGAGACAGTTAACGCTGATCACTGGGATTGTGTG GTACGGAGTCGCCTCCACGTATTATGGAATCAGTCTGAACATCGGCGGGTTTGGACTGAACATGTACCTCACTCACTTCATCTATGCAGCCATCGAAGTTCCCGCCAAACTGATGGTCTACTGCTTCCTCAACATCATCGGACGCAGGAAATGTCAATCGGGGACGTTGCTCCTGACGGGAATCTGCATCGCCATCAACATTTTCCTTCCAAAAG ATCTGTGGCACCTGCGCACTGTTGTTGCTATTCTTGGAAAAGGTCTCTCAGAAGCTGCCTTCACGACCGTCTTCCTCTACACGTCCGAGCTTTACCCGACTGTCCTCAG acaAAACGGTTTGGGCTACACCAACTTCGTGAGTCGTCTGGGCGTCGCCGTGGCTCCtctcatcctgctgctggaggacgTGTGGACTCTCCTTCCTCAGATCATCATCTGCTCTGTGGCCGTCGTGTCCGGCCTCGCGTCCCTGCTGCTGCCAGAGACTCTGAGGGTGAAGCTGCCGGAGACCATCGAAGAAGTCGAGGAGCGGAGCCAG aAGAAATAA